Proteins encoded in a region of the Populus nigra chromosome 3, ddPopNigr1.1, whole genome shotgun sequence genome:
- the LOC133689694 gene encoding gamma-tubulin complex component 3-like, which yields MEEEEDDQQNILDLVKELVNRLLSQNPQNPKPPISNPNPNSPDFQNSLRYAIRILSSRLTPSIAPDAAAIAESIKRGLATQGKSSQALTLAELYNKFASKTGPGSINNKWAVLYLLKIISEDKKIAQNAPNSTLLLPNLGLNELDLSNESRISRDFKRREKGYDNGVLLVSKDPENLLEIAFREFVNLVKEENEVSEEVLVRDVLYVCQGIDGKYVKFDANVDGYVLSDSIKVPRGTRVMVRKLCELGWLFRKVKGYISESMDRFPAEGVGTVGQAFCAALQDELSDYYKLLAVLEAQAMNPIPLVSKSTSSSNYLSLRRLSVWFAEPTVKMRLMAVLVDKCRVLRGGAMAAAIHLHAQHGDPLVHEFMRSLLQHVCSPLFEMVRSWVLEGELEDIFAEFFVVGQPVKAESLWREGYRLHAGMLPSFISQPLAQRILRTGKSINFLRVCCDDRGWADTATEAAAAAGTTTRRGSLGYGETDALETLVVEAAKRIDKHLLDVMYTRYKFKEHCLAIKRYLLLGQGDFVQYLMDIVGQELSEPANTISSFQLAGLLESAIRSSNAQYDDPDILDRLRVKMLPHGTGDRGWDVFSLEYDARVPLDTVFTESVMARYLRIFNFLWKLRRVEHALIGAWKTMKPNCITSHSFTKLQHAVKLQLLSTLRQCQVLWNQMNHFVTNLQYYIMFEVLEVSWSNFSNEMEVAKDLDDLLAAHDKYLHSIVEKSLLGERSQSLYKSLFALFDLILHFRSHADRLCEGIYELQARTRASSLSSQDKTKSQRQTRDNPSEPGSWFSDGRKALEQRAGEFLQNMGRELEEIAKEYTVLLEGFLSQLPVQQHVDLKFLFFRLDFTEFYSRLRPGT from the exons atggaagaagaagaagacgaccaGCAAAACATCCTAGATCTGGTCAAAGAATTAGTCAATCGCTTACTCTCTCAAAACcctcaaaaccctaaacccccaatttctaaccctaaccctaactctcctgatttccaaaattctcttCGCTACGCAATCCGCATTCTCTCCAGCAGATTAACCCCATCGATTGCCCCTGATGCCGCCGCAATCGCTGAATCCATCAAGCGTGGTCTTGCCACTCAAGGTAAATCTTCCCAAGCTCTCACTCTCGCTGAGTTATACAACAAATTTGCATCGAAAACGGGACCGGGAAGTATTAATAACAAATGGGCAGTTCTTTATTTGCTTAAAATCATTTccgaagataaaaaaattgcacaAAATGCTCCAAATTCCACGCTTTTGTTACCTAATTTGGGGTTAAATGAGCTTGATTTGAGCAATGAATCGCGGATTTCCCGTGATTTTAAGAGAAGGGAAAAGGGTTATGATAATGGGGTTTTGTTGGTTAGTAAAGATCCGGAGAATTTGCTTGAAATCGCATTTAGAGAGTTCGTTAATCTGGTGAAAGAGGAAAATGAGGTGTCCGAAGAAGTTTTAGTGAGAGATGTGTTATATGTTTGTCAAGGGATTGATGGGAAATATGTGAAGTTTGATGCAAATGTTGATGGGTATGTTTTATCAGATTCAATCAAGGTTCCAAGAGGTACAAGGGTTATGGTTAGGAAGTTGTGTGAGTTGGGTTGGTTGTTTAGGAAAGTTAAAGGGTATATTTCAGAGAGTATGGATCGGTTTCCAGCTGAAGGTGTGGGAACTGTAGGGCAGGCATTTTGTGCTGCGTTACAGGATGAGCTTTCAGATTATTATAAATTGTTGGCTGTGCTTGAAGCACAGGCGATGAATCCAATTCCATTGGTTTCAAAGTCAACTAGTTCGAGTAATTATTTGTCATTGAGGAGGTTGTCAGTGTGGTTTGCTGAGCCAACAGTGAAAATGAGGTTAATGGCTGTTTTGGTTGATAAATGCAGAGTCTTGAGGGGTGGGGCAATGGCTGCGGCTATACATTTGCATGCCCAGCATGGCGATCCATTGGTGCATGAGTTCATGAGGAGTTTACTGCAGCATGTTTGTTCGCCACTTTTTGAAATGGTTAGGAGTTGGGTTTTGGAAGGGGAGCTGGAGGATATTTTTGCTGAGTTCTTTGTTGTGGGTCAGCCAGTGAAAGCTGAATCACTTTGGAGAGAAGGTTACAGGCTCCACGCTGGAATGCTTCCTTCATTCATTTCACAACCCCTTGCTCAGCGCATTTTAAGGACTGGGAAGTCAATAAATTTCCTTCGTGTCTGTTGTGATGATCGTGGTTGGGCTGATACTGCAACagaggctgctgctgctgctgggacCACAACTAGAAGAGGGAGTCTTGGTTATGGTGAAACTGATGCACTTGAAACTCTGGTTGTTGAAGCAGCAAAGAGAATTGACAAGCATCTGTTGGATGTTATGTACACGAGGTATAAATTCAAAGAACACTGCCTTGCAATCAAGCGTTATTTACTGCTGGGGCAAGGTGATTTTGTCCAGTATTTAATGGATATTGTTGGGCAGGAACTTTCTGAGCCTGCTAATACAATTAGTTCATTCCAGTTGGCAGGGTTGCTGGAAAGTGCAATTCGATCATCCAATGCTCAGTATGATGATCCTGACATATTAGATAGGTTGAGGGTGAAGATGTTGCCGCATGGTACTGGAGATAGAGGTTGGGATGTATTCTCGTTGGAATATGATGCCAGAGTACCATTAGACACAGTGTTTACTGAATCTGTTATGGCAAGgtatttaagaatttttaatttcctgTGGAAGCTGAGGCGAGTGGAGCATGCACTTATTGGTGCGTGGAAGACAATGAAACCTAATTGTATTACTTCTCATTCTTTCACCAAGCTGCAGCATGCAGTTAAGTTACAGTTACTCTCAACACTGAGACAATGCCAGGTCCTTTGGAATCAGATGAATCATTTTGTTACAAACTTGCAATATTATATCATGTTTGAAGTTCTGGAGGTTTCTTGGTCTAACTTCTCAAATGAGATGGAAGTGGCAAAGGATCTTGATGATCTACTTGCAGCACATGATAAGTACCTCCACTCAATTGTAGAGAAATCTCTTCTTGGTGAACGATCTCAATCCCTTTACAAGTCACTATTTGCCTTGTTTGACCTTATACTGCATTTCAGAAGTCATGCAGATCGGTTGTGTGAAGGAATTTACGAGTTACAAGCAAG AACCAGGGCATCCTCTTTGTCCTCTCAAGACAAGACAAAATCACAAAGGCAGACAAGAGATAATCCGTCAGAGCCTGGATCATGGTTTAGTGATGGCAGGAAGGCCCTGGAACAACGTGCTggtgaatttcttcaaaatatgGGGCGGGAACTGGAAGAAATAGCAAAGGAATATACAGTGTTGCTCGAAGGTTTCTTGTCTCAGCTGCCTGTGCAACAACATGTTGATTTGAAATTCCTCTTCTTTCGGCTTGACTTCACTGAATTTTATAGTAGGTTGCGTCCTGGCACATAG